The following proteins are co-located in the Echinicola sp. 20G genome:
- a CDS encoding sulfatase yields MNLRSKIRHIALAASCFFTFFSVSAQGNKQPKNIIFILADDLGWSDVTLYGKTDFYETPNLERLAAKGLTFTRAYAASPLCSPTRASILTGQTPARTGITAPVAHTNKVLLKAQLANNAAPGSKAIITESVSRLDNELPTLGKLIKSVGYSTAHFGKWHLGLEPYSPLEHGFDKDIPHWHGPGPAGSFVAPWKFPGFKENYPGEHIEDRMTDEAIDWMRQQEKGKPFFLNYWQFSVHAPFDAKEGLIRYYQTKMDLSDPQHSPTYAAMVHSLDQSVGRLLDEVERLGIADETAIIFFSDNGGNMYNGIVDELPSGEKVLNAPTSNRPLRGGKASMYEGGIRVPCIIVWPGLTEPGTLTDALIQSTDFYPTILNQLGIQQPKNYSIDGNDITPILKGEKTESKPIFTYFPHTPKVPDWLPPSVAVHDGDWKLIRLFFEGENGQHDYLLYNLRWDISETINLAGLYPEKVKKLDQMIENHLRDAEAITPAPNPDFDPLKYRPQDIGIPPKGLHNSEAIKNQESR; encoded by the coding sequence ATGAACTTACGAAGTAAAATAAGGCACATTGCTTTAGCTGCTAGTTGTTTTTTTACATTCTTTAGCGTTAGTGCTCAAGGAAATAAGCAACCTAAAAATATTATATTTATTCTTGCTGATGATCTGGGATGGAGTGATGTCACCTTGTACGGGAAAACGGATTTTTATGAAACTCCAAATCTGGAGAGACTGGCCGCAAAAGGCCTGACATTTACCCGGGCATATGCCGCAAGTCCATTATGTTCTCCCACCAGGGCGAGTATCCTTACCGGTCAAACACCTGCGCGAACCGGAATTACGGCACCTGTTGCACATACTAATAAGGTTTTGCTAAAAGCCCAGTTGGCCAACAATGCGGCTCCAGGAAGCAAGGCGATCATTACAGAATCGGTATCAAGGTTAGATAACGAGCTTCCCACCTTGGGCAAGCTTATAAAATCAGTTGGATATTCCACCGCTCACTTCGGAAAGTGGCACCTTGGCTTGGAGCCTTACTCTCCCTTGGAGCATGGTTTTGATAAAGATATTCCACATTGGCATGGCCCAGGGCCAGCAGGAAGCTTTGTGGCCCCGTGGAAGTTTCCAGGTTTCAAAGAAAACTATCCTGGTGAGCACATTGAGGACCGTATGACAGATGAAGCGATTGATTGGATGAGACAACAGGAGAAAGGAAAACCATTTTTTTTGAACTATTGGCAATTCTCTGTCCATGCTCCTTTTGATGCTAAAGAGGGACTTATTAGATATTATCAGACCAAAATGGACCTTAGCGATCCCCAGCACTCTCCCACTTATGCGGCTATGGTGCACTCTTTGGATCAGTCTGTGGGCAGGTTGCTGGATGAAGTGGAGCGGTTGGGCATTGCAGACGAAACGGCCATAATATTTTTCAGTGATAATGGCGGTAATATGTATAATGGAATCGTCGATGAACTTCCTTCAGGTGAGAAGGTGCTAAATGCCCCGACCAGCAACAGGCCATTAAGGGGGGGTAAGGCCAGCATGTATGAAGGTGGTATCAGGGTTCCCTGCATTATAGTATGGCCGGGACTTACAGAACCAGGCACCCTTACAGATGCCCTTATCCAATCTACCGATTTCTATCCCACTATTTTGAATCAGTTGGGGATCCAACAGCCCAAAAATTATTCTATTGATGGAAATGACATAACACCAATATTGAAAGGAGAAAAAACAGAGAGTAAACCAATTTTTACATATTTCCCTCATACGCCAAAAGTTCCGGATTGGCTTCCGCCTTCAGTGGCTGTTCATGATGGCGACTGGAAACTGATCCGCCTATTCTTTGAAGGTGAAAATGGCCAGCATGATTACCTACTTTATAACCTTAGATGGGATATCAGTGAAACGATCAACCTGGCAGGCTTATACCCTGAAAAAGTAAAGAAGTTAGACCAGATGATAGAAAATCATTTGCGAGATGCTGAGGCCATCACTCCTGCACCCAATCCAGATTTTGATCCTTTAAAATACCGTCCTCAGGATATCGGTATACCTCCCAAAGGCTTACATAATTCTGAAGCCATCAAAAATCAAGAGAGCAGATAA
- a CDS encoding glycosyl hydrolase has product MKLDILSRKYFQYFLSFGLLLWLNLACQTISKKLKTEEIDYNSLAEGFLTPPDSVKPWCYWYWINDDISKEGVTKDLEAMKKVGIGAALIGNINPNGVDGPVPLFSEEWWDILVHTVKEGKRLGVDIGLFNCPGWSQSGGPWVRPEMAMRYTVYSQTPIAGGKNIVVSLPQPTEEFQDTYVLAVKENGELFTASANNTQFTASPAVNNTHFWSDGKLSTTPSFELSPNSSYQIRVKTARPIQAKSLSLTPGDKPIKCDCQLEGKVDNEYRLIRRFTFDRSNMNINVGAANQGQVALSINGPVTDEFLLTCTNFKGAKEAGFSEIVISEEATLDHYVEKQMAKMHPTPTPDWSSYQWVSNQGEVAQNSLIQADEVLNLSSKMNGNGTLNWDAPEGEWTVYRFGMAPTGTKNAPSAPQGRGYEIDKMSEELIRFHFEQFVGELLERLPEDSKSAFKYVIADSYEMGSQNWTDDFAREFQEKYGYDPVPFLPVYSGKIINSVQHSERFLWDMRRLVADQVAYEYVGGLRKISNENGLKLWLENYGHWGFPSEFLMYGGQSNLVSGEFWNEGALGNIECKASSSAAHIYGKPVTSAEAFTAAHSSYLRHPALLKKRGDWSFTEGINHFVLHLYIQQPDDNRKPGVNAWFSTEFNRHNTWFEQSKSWMDYIRRSQHMLTKGKYAADVAYFIGEDAPVMTGIRQPELPKGYSYDYINAEVLLERAQVVDGTLTLPDGMSYGLLVLPPIQTMTPELITKLEQMVHDGLAIYGPKPIQSPSLQNYPESDNAVKSSADKLWGSEGYYDQELIRSVGQGFVMDNISLLKALDHLDIHKDVILPEDAPVLWTHRQAPNLDIYFLTNQSEDKVATKVTFEVKNKLPELWNAVTGEIRKLPEFKETEEGTEVPLQFEALESWFVVFTEEEQNSSYNYKENFPKSQVVKTIDSEWTLAFNNKDIGLQKPVKVEQLMDWTAFENDSVKYYSGTADYKTTFTLSELKNDIHYQIDLGKVSVMATVSLNGQEVGTTWIKPHVLDITDALKKGENILEIKVANLWRNRIIRDLQLPDSQRYTWTSVNDAKANENPHSSGLLGPVTINEID; this is encoded by the coding sequence ATGAAACTGGATATTTTATCTAGAAAATACTTCCAATACTTTTTATCCTTTGGTTTGCTTTTGTGGCTGAACCTAGCCTGTCAGACCATTTCTAAGAAACTGAAGACAGAAGAAATCGATTATAACAGTCTAGCTGAAGGTTTCCTTACTCCCCCCGATAGCGTTAAACCTTGGTGCTACTGGTATTGGATCAATGATGACATTTCAAAAGAAGGGGTAACCAAGGATTTGGAAGCCATGAAAAAAGTGGGTATTGGTGCTGCGCTCATCGGGAACATCAACCCTAATGGCGTAGATGGTCCTGTTCCACTTTTCAGTGAAGAATGGTGGGACATTTTGGTACATACCGTAAAGGAAGGCAAAAGACTGGGTGTGGACATCGGTTTATTCAATTGCCCGGGATGGAGCCAGTCAGGGGGGCCATGGGTCCGACCTGAGATGGCCATGAGGTATACAGTTTACTCACAAACGCCCATAGCCGGAGGAAAGAACATTGTTGTTTCCCTTCCCCAACCTACGGAGGAATTTCAGGATACTTATGTTCTTGCCGTTAAAGAAAATGGGGAGCTTTTTACTGCTTCTGCAAATAACACCCAATTTACAGCTTCTCCTGCTGTCAATAACACGCACTTTTGGTCAGACGGAAAGCTTTCGACAACACCTTCATTTGAGCTTTCCCCAAATAGCAGCTACCAAATAAGGGTCAAGACCGCTCGACCCATACAGGCAAAAAGCCTATCCCTTACTCCTGGGGATAAACCCATAAAATGTGACTGCCAATTGGAAGGGAAAGTTGACAATGAATACCGGTTAATCCGCCGGTTCACTTTTGATCGCAGTAATATGAACATCAATGTAGGAGCGGCAAACCAAGGGCAGGTTGCTCTATCCATCAACGGGCCGGTGACCGATGAATTTCTTCTTACCTGCACCAATTTTAAAGGAGCTAAAGAGGCGGGGTTTTCAGAAATTGTTATATCTGAGGAAGCTACTCTGGACCACTATGTGGAAAAACAAATGGCAAAAATGCACCCTACTCCCACCCCTGACTGGTCAAGCTACCAATGGGTATCGAACCAAGGTGAAGTGGCTCAAAATTCCTTAATACAAGCCGATGAAGTTCTCAACCTAAGCAGTAAAATGAATGGCAACGGAACATTGAATTGGGATGCCCCTGAAGGAGAATGGACGGTATATCGTTTTGGGATGGCTCCCACAGGCACCAAAAATGCACCATCCGCACCACAAGGAAGGGGTTATGAAATCGATAAAATGAGTGAGGAACTCATCCGCTTTCATTTCGAACAATTTGTAGGGGAATTGCTTGAAAGATTGCCCGAAGACAGTAAATCTGCCTTTAAATACGTGATTGCCGATAGCTATGAAATGGGCTCACAAAACTGGACTGATGATTTTGCGCGTGAGTTCCAAGAAAAGTATGGTTATGACCCGGTTCCTTTTCTTCCAGTTTATTCTGGTAAAATAATCAATAGTGTCCAGCATTCTGAGAGATTTCTATGGGATATGAGAAGGCTTGTAGCGGATCAGGTGGCCTATGAATATGTAGGTGGATTGAGAAAAATCAGCAATGAAAATGGCCTGAAGTTATGGTTGGAAAATTATGGACATTGGGGTTTTCCCTCCGAATTCCTGATGTATGGAGGACAGTCCAATTTAGTCAGCGGTGAATTTTGGAACGAAGGGGCTTTGGGAAATATTGAATGCAAGGCATCTTCTTCCGCTGCCCATATCTATGGAAAACCAGTTACCTCAGCCGAGGCATTTACCGCGGCCCACAGCTCTTATTTGAGACATCCCGCATTACTTAAAAAACGAGGTGATTGGAGTTTTACCGAAGGCATCAATCATTTTGTGCTGCATCTCTACATACAACAACCTGATGATAACAGAAAACCGGGGGTAAACGCTTGGTTCAGTACCGAATTTAATCGGCATAATACCTGGTTTGAGCAATCAAAATCCTGGATGGATTACATCAGAAGGAGTCAACATATGCTTACCAAAGGTAAGTATGCGGCTGATGTGGCCTATTTCATAGGGGAAGACGCTCCTGTGATGACCGGCATTAGGCAACCGGAATTACCAAAGGGATATTCTTATGACTATATCAATGCTGAAGTACTCTTGGAAAGAGCACAAGTCGTGGACGGTACGTTAACTTTACCTGATGGCATGAGTTATGGTCTGCTGGTGCTTCCACCAATCCAAACCATGACACCGGAATTGATTACTAAATTAGAACAGATGGTCCACGATGGCCTTGCCATTTATGGCCCCAAACCAATCCAATCTCCCAGTCTTCAAAATTATCCCGAATCAGACAATGCGGTCAAAAGTTCTGCTGACAAATTATGGGGTAGTGAAGGTTATTATGACCAAGAGTTGATAAGATCAGTGGGACAGGGTTTTGTGATGGATAATATTTCTTTACTAAAGGCCTTAGATCACTTGGACATACACAAAGATGTCATTTTGCCAGAGGATGCCCCTGTGCTTTGGACACACAGACAAGCCCCTAATTTGGACATCTATTTCCTTACCAACCAAAGTGAGGACAAAGTTGCAACCAAGGTGACATTCGAGGTGAAAAACAAGCTTCCGGAACTATGGAATGCGGTGACCGGCGAGATCAGAAAATTACCCGAGTTTAAAGAAACCGAAGAGGGAACAGAAGTTCCTCTGCAGTTTGAAGCTTTAGAAAGCTGGTTTGTTGTATTCACTGAGGAAGAGCAAAATTCCTCCTACAACTATAAAGAGAATTTTCCAAAAAGCCAGGTGGTAAAGACCATTGATTCCGAATGGACCTTAGCATTTAACAACAAGGACATCGGTCTCCAAAAACCTGTAAAGGTTGAACAATTGATGGATTGGACTGCTTTTGAAAATGATTCGGTCAAATATTATTCAGGTACGGCAGATTATAAAACCACATTTACTCTATCCGAGCTTAAAAACGACATCCATTATCAAATCGATCTTGGCAAGGTCAGTGTCATGGCCACGGTAAGCCTCAATGGCCAGGAAGTGGGCACAACCTGGATAAAGCCTCATGTTTTGGACATTACGGATGCACTGAAAAAGGGAGAAAATATTCTCGAAATAAAGGTCGCCAATCTGTGGAGAAACCGAATTATCCGAGATCTCCAATTGCCAGACAGCCAACGCTACACGTGGACTTCCGTAAATGACGCCAAAGCAAATGAAAATCCTCATTCCTCTGGTTTGTTGGGCCCCGTGACAATTAACGAAATTGATTAA